CGCTCATATTAATTACAACATAGAGTAAGAGTAAGAGTTTTAGATAATAACAAAGAGTAAGAGTTTTGCAGTTTATATTACTTACAATTTGCTAAAATTTCTTTGTTAATGACCAAAGAGACATTTTAACAAACATTTAGGGTGCACACAATATAAAccagaaaatttataattacaagtaGATATCTTAACACAAATTTACAATGTGACAATATTAAACACACATCTACGATTTTCCATTATCAAACACCAATTACCAGAAccccccaccaattttccagcACAAAAcacaaagggaaaagaaaaataagatggaCTATAGTTTCGGAATACGTTACAGCACCGATTGGAAGCTACGATGGAGATGGGGGGTCGTGACGGTGACGGCGACGGTGCCGAAGCTGCTGGGTATCGGACTGGGTCTGCTAGGTTTTGGGTCAATAGCTTCTGCCGATGATTTGGGTATGGGGTGACTTGGGTATCTGGGGGTGAAAGACTTGGGTATACTCCTTCCTTGGTATGTTGCTTCGGACTCGTTTCGCAACTTTTGCTTTCAAAGAGCTTCGGATGTCTTTTGCACTTGCTCTCCATGTAAATGAAATGAAACGCAGTGTTTCATTAAAATGAAACGACTCGTTTCATTATGTCTGTATTGCAGTCCACTTAATCGGCTTGCAAGAAGAATTATTCTATTCTTTAAAGGAATCCATGTTTTGGCTAGGGGGATCAAATTTTCATCTACATTgctttattttgatattaaaatgaaatgaaatgaaatatttataaataataataaaataatttaaattaagatctTCTATAAGATTtcgagaaagagaaagaaaattattacTAAGCGCAtggcaaaacaaaaaaaaaggtaggGTTGAGAGGGGAGGATCGGATAAAAAGCCTTTCGCCATTGTGTTCATTCAGCCAGGATATGCACCCAAACTCCTGCCATTTTGGCTTCGTGCTTTGGCAAAGACCCGAGTCCTGAGCCATTAATGCGAGAAATGAGAATGTGTGTAATATGTTCCGCATCTTTTTTAGAAATTGACATGACAATCCTCAACATAAACCTTCGCATCATGACGATGATGATGCTGATGGAATTTTAACTTCGGGGCTAAAAGTGTTAGAAAagatatgagatgaaataagaattaaaagataaataaattactattaaaatataattttttaatataatttttattttaagatttgaaaaaattatttatttattatattttatttaaaaatttaaaagaactgtaatgattagatgaaataagatgagctGAAATCAAGTCATTATTCAAACAACCCATAACATTTCTCGTAAGGATCACGTTCACCACCGAAAATATGCCACTCGAATCATTTAAATACAGTAGCTATTGAATGCCACATGAGCCAAATCCATCGAATACAAAATCGTCTAGCCTGGGCcctgaactctctctctctctctctctctctctctctctctctctctctgctattCTGCTTTAAGTTGATCATAACTCATCCTTCTTGGTAGCGTCTTCCCCCATTAGTTCTTCAAGGGAGAATTCATCCTCTTCGATGATCTCTCCATCTTTACCATCCCAAGGTTCCGTTTTCACAATCACGGGAGCGCCATCCAGAGGCAAATTGCCCTTTCCTCCACGTCCAGCTTCCTTCACAAACTCTCTGAGaaaccaaataaaatatatattcatcttTCTGTCCATACCTATATTGGTGTTTGATATAAAAAGCAGAAACAGAACTTACACAATCTGGTCAAGTTCAAATGCGCTCTTAAGTGGGGCATATGCACCTTTCTTCACGTTCAAGGCTACCAATGCAGGATAACCATACCCACCAACGCCTACTCGCTTCTCTAGATCTGGCTGCCTACCAGCTGCCGCCCAGACATAACTGTAacacatgaaaatataaaatcagtTATTACTTCTGTAACCATTGACCCAAAGAAGTTTCTCAACACATTTGAGGCGTTTACATAAAGTTTTTGTTGAAAGCATAATATTCGGTTTCGATGGAAAAATCTAAAGAGCCTCTCTCTCATAAAGAGTGTTACACCCCGATGGAAAGTTCAAGCCACATAACATATacttcaaaaggactagtcaataatataattggaATCCTATTAGAatattgtaaataataaaaacttctCATTTCTAAACAATGCGAGATCTCATACACAATCTAGCTTTATCATTCATCAGAATGAgatatcacaatctcccccctCGTATTCCCGACGTTCTTGTCAGGCCAATTCGTCTTAGGTGGCACGACTTACATCCTACATTTATGATTAagataggctctgataccatttgtaacgcttCAATAGAAGGCCCAAgccacatgacctatactccaaaagaactagtcaatgatacaattggaacattataaagagcaagaatcaTTCCCAAATAATGTAGAATCCCATATATCACCTATTGTTATCACTTATCAGAATGAGATATCACAATTAGAGCCTCAttggaatattataaaaagcaaaaacttctcattctcaagcaaTAGGAATCTCATATATCACTTATTCTTATCAATTATCAAAATGAGGTATCACAGAGTAGACATAAaatcagaaaaacaaagagagttaAAAGAATGGTTAAGGACTTCGAGGTAATAACCTGTATGGACTCCTCCTGAATTTCTCTGCAACAGTTAATAACTGCTGAATGTACTTGTTCCTCCCTTCAGCCTTGGAATCCAGAATGTCAGGAAGGAAAGCAACAAAACAGATGGCAGCCGAACCGCATTTCTCCTCCATGACATCCTATAAAGAAGATTTACATAAAGCTAGTGCACTTCCCTAATAAGAATTCTATAATACAAGTTTTGGTAGTGAAGTAAGAGCTTACAGTGCCAGTTAGCTCAGTCACTTCAGGAGGTGCAACATTTGTTTCCAGCTGCATGAGAGCAAATGATTCAATTGCTGACGCAGTTCTTGCACCCTCATAGGGGATTGGGCTATCTTTGTCAGCACCAAATACCAAGATGGTGGGAAACCCTTGAACATTGAACCTGCTCATCAGAGACTGGGAAAGCCAATGCATCAGAACCATATGATTTAAGAAAGCAAATCATGAATCCAAGAAACCTTCTTAAATCATCCATCCAAGGGTTTGGCAACATCAGTGTGTCATGTGAAAACAATCAGTaactttaagaaataaaatgcatgtgcataaACAATGTGCATGCATGTAAAGAACACTATCTTTAAACAAAGGAAGGTGGAGAAACCATGATGTGGTATTGATGGAGTTAATCACAATCTATGAATGAGAACTACAAGTATAATCGATGTAGACATGATATTACTTTGAAAGGCATATTAATTCAAAGATGGAAGAGTTAACCTTTGTGGCATAACATCTGCACAAAATTTCCATTCATTTAATGGGCTAAATGTCCATGTAAGAGTTGACCTTTAGCCCACTGATTTTAAACGGCTAAATGTCCTTGATTTATTTCAGTTGTaaattcttgattacctatcaaaaaataataacatttacACAACTCTTAGAAACCTCTAACTTTCAACCCACACTGACGAGTATGCCAACAAAAAAATTAGACAAGCAAATCAAATCTCTGCATCTAAACAAtaatgttaatttgttttttctttttcttggcaCCGAGTGTCAAAGAACAAAGTCTTAACTAATCCTGGGGTGCATAGGCCCTCAACAAGGAGTTTTCCACAAGTGCACATTGGGTAATTCAATAGGAAGTTCCCCCAATCCAGTGCccttagaaattgtttgcagcCAAGAGGTttcaaaccttagacctagAGGAAGCAtgccaccaagaccaaggcctttaccacttgagacaacccctaggggttacaaaatgttaataaatgaatgaaataaaaattgcatATTTCTTATAACATTTCACTTTCTAAAAGTTcaatctcaccttttctaagtCACAGTCAACATGACCTAGCTTCACCTTCCCCATCAAGTTATTAGAAGCCTTCTTCCACTCAGGGGCCAATTTTTTACAATGTCCACACcttttaagaagaaaattagAGAATTATCATCAAAACTAGGAATGTTGATGTAATTTAGATACATACTGCCAAAACTGATATTTTAGATTCAACTCACACTCAAAATGTGTTATGACAGGAACCATAAATCCAAATTAGCTCGCAAAGGTAGACAAAAAAAACCACTTACCAGGGTGCAAAAAACTCTACAATCCAAAGTTCCTTACTTTTAAGCACCATTTCATCAAAATTGTGGGAATTCAATTCCACTGAAGCACTTGGTTCAGATTTTCCATTTGATCCTCCGGTTGCTTTTCCACTTAATCGCTCCTTTAGAAGTGCCTTTACCTGTAAAACCATGCCGTTAAGAGTCACAACATGTAACGCAAGCCACAAGTTCTTGGTTCAAGCATTGTACAGTCAAGTGAGACAGATCATCCACCAAGCAGTGAGAAATTGCCCATAACGATTAACCACAAAACTGAAGTTAACAATACATTTTCTTGTCATACAACCATCCAACTTGTCTAGACGATCACCAACAGATAGGGATTCCTACATTTTTATTTCTAGATCCTTTTTAATCAAGCCATCAGCCACATTCATGTTTGTTTTATACTCAAAACCAACCTATGACAAACTTTGAATGACAGAGAAGATGAAAACCAGCAAGTCATCACCACCTGCATGTTTGGCAAACAACCTCTCACCTTGTAAACTGATATCTTTAATCTACGAATGTCCAATTAAACACAAACTATTATCCAGAATTAGTGCATAGCAACCAGAAAGGGAAACTACACTTTCACCCACCAACAACCACTTGATTTTTTTGCTTTGCTCCTAAACTACCAAAATTTCCATTATGGACTGGAAaataccttttttattttcattatgtaCCATCAGTTAAtgtaaacattaaaaaattgatcATGTGAGACAATCTTAGCAGTCTTATCTGAATGAAGGGTGCAAAGTGACACCTATTGTTGTCTTAGGATGCAATTGGCACTTTTGGTAGTTTTGGGTGAAACAGTATATTTTCccctaaataaaaattaaataatatatgttattaagTTAAAgtcattaaatgaaaattatatatctaaTCAAATTATTAA
This is a stretch of genomic DNA from Carya illinoinensis cultivar Pawnee chromosome 3, C.illinoinensisPawnee_v1, whole genome shotgun sequence. It encodes these proteins:
- the LOC122303738 gene encoding protein disulfide isomerase-like 2-3, which translates into the protein MTTKRALAISRPIFFFLCFFAFNFNLCHALYGPSSPVVQLNPSNFKAKVLNSNGIVLVEFFAPWCGHCQALTPIWEKAATVLKGVATVAALDADAHQSLAQEYGIKGFPTIKVFAPGKPPVDYQGARDVKPIAEFVLQQVKALLKERLSGKATGGSNGKSEPSASVELNSHNFDEMVLKSKELWIVEFFAPWCGHCKKLAPEWKKASNNLMGKVKLGHVDCDLEKSLMSRFNVQGFPTILVFGADKDSPIPYEGARTASAIESFALMQLETNVAPPEVTELTGTDVMEEKCGSAAICFVAFLPDILDSKAEGRNKYIQQLLTVAEKFRRSPYSYVWAAAGRQPDLEKRVGVGGYGYPALVALNVKKGAYAPLKSAFELDQIVEFVKEAGRGGKGNLPLDGAPVIVKTEPWDGKDGEIIEEDEFSLEELMGEDATKKDEL